The Thermovenabulum gondwanense sequence TTTTATCATGAAAAATTAAAAAAAATCAACCCGGTGATTACCGGGCTTCATGTTCCTTCATAAACTTCCTTTCTTAATAAAATCATTATTTCTTCTAAGTTTAAAAGAAAGTCCTTAATGGCCTCACTTCTTAAGCTGTAATAAACGTACTTGCCCTCCTGGCGGCTTTTTAATATCCCGCTGATTTTCAAAAGCCTGAGATGCCCCGAAATGTTTGATTGAGTAGCTCCCAGTTCTTCAACCAGCTGGCTAACGGTTTTTTCTTTTTCTTTGAGGGCTTCCACTATCCTGAGCCGGGTTTTATCCGATAGGCTTTCTAAAAATCTTAGCTTGTATTCCGAAAGGCTGGAACTCAACTTTCAACCTCCTCTAATTCAATTTTTTCTTCCTCTCCATGGGTTTCATACCAAATTCTATCCGCAAGTTCTCCCCATTTTTGAGCGTAGGGCTTCAGCTTTTCAGCAAATTCCGCAGCAGTTTCATCAGCATGAAGCTGGGTAGGATATGCACCGCTTTCTTCCACAATTTCTTTCAGCATTTCGGGGTTATCTATTAATGGACAGGGCCTGCGCATATTCAAATTGAAGGGCTGCCTCTTTTGATATGCCCTCATAATCGGAGAACCCAGTGCTTCCTTCAGGGAAACGTTCTTAATATTGCATGTAGAATAATGTACAAAAGCGCAGGGCTCGACTTCTCCCTGGGCGTTTATATGTAGATATCTCCTGCCCCCTGCAATGCATCCATTGGAAGCTTCTCCGTCGTTCCAGAAATCCATAATAAAAATGGGCTTTGTCCTTCTATATTCCAGTATTCTGTCATACATATACGCCCTTTGCTCGGGAGTCGCCATTAATTCCAGGTCCACATCTTTACCGATCGGAATGTAAGTAAAATACCACGCAAAAGCCACACCTTTATCCACCAGCATGTCTACGAATTCCTCGCTGGCCAATTCTTCCGTATTGTTCCTTGTGTAAGTAACCGATACCCCGTATAATAACCCAGCCTTTCTCATTCTATCCATTGCATCCATTACTTTTTTGAAAACACCTTTGCCGCGCCTTTTATCCGTAGATTCCTCAAAGCCCTCAATGCTGAAAGCAAGAGTAATATTCCCTACCCTTTTCATTTCCTCAATTAGTTTATCATCAATTAAAGTGCCGTTAGTGAAAAGGTGAAATCCCATGGAATTATGTTTTTCCGCTAATCTTATTATATCATCTTTTCTTAATAATGGCTCCCCTCCGGACATAACTATAAAATAAATTCCCAGTTCCTCGGCCTCTGTCAATATTCTGTCTAACAGTTCATAGCTGAGTTCTTCCTTTCTCTGGTAATCTCCGGCCCAGCATCCTATACAATTAAGATTGCACCTTTCGGTCGGGTCTATTAAAAGAGCCCATGGTACAGAATATCCGAGTTTTTTTGCATTTTCCGTTTGTTTTTGAACCCCTAAAAAATTAGCATTCAAGAAAAAGTTTACCGCAAATTTTTGTTTGACATGAGGATCCACTTCCGTAAGTAACCTCTCTGCGAGTTTGTACCAGTTGGACTCTTTGTTTTTTAGAAAACTCTTTACATTGCTGACATTTCTTCTGTGGTGTTCGGGCATGGGAAGTTTTTCAACCCATTCTACTATTTTTTCTATATTATTAACCGGTTCCTTTACGATAAATTTAAGTCCCTGCTCCAAAACCTTCTCTCCAATATAGGTTCTGGCCAAATCCATTTAAAAGACCCCCTTATTTTTATTTTTAATAATTTTTATAAGCTTTTCTATAATATATATATTCTTCTTCAT is a genomic window containing:
- a CDS encoding ArsR/SmtB family transcription factor: MSSSLSEYKLRFLESLSDKTRLRIVEALKEKEKTVSQLVEELGATQSNISGHLRLLKISGILKSRQEGKYVYYSLRSEAIKDFLLNLEEIMILLRKEVYEGT
- a CDS encoding radical SAM protein, whose translation is MDLARTYIGEKVLEQGLKFIVKEPVNNIEKIVEWVEKLPMPEHHRRNVSNVKSFLKNKESNWYKLAERLLTEVDPHVKQKFAVNFFLNANFLGVQKQTENAKKLGYSVPWALLIDPTERCNLNCIGCWAGDYQRKEELSYELLDRILTEAEELGIYFIVMSGGEPLLRKDDIIRLAEKHNSMGFHLFTNGTLIDDKLIEEMKRVGNITLAFSIEGFEESTDKRRGKGVFKKVMDAMDRMRKAGLLYGVSVTYTRNNTEELASEEFVDMLVDKGVAFAWYFTYIPIGKDVDLELMATPEQRAYMYDRILEYRRTKPIFIMDFWNDGEASNGCIAGGRRYLHINAQGEVEPCAFVHYSTCNIKNVSLKEALGSPIMRAYQKRQPFNLNMRRPCPLIDNPEMLKEIVEESGAYPTQLHADETAAEFAEKLKPYAQKWGELADRIWYETHGEEEKIELEEVES